The Pseudomonadota bacterium genome has a segment encoding these proteins:
- a CDS encoding carboxypeptidase-like regulatory domain-containing protein produces the protein MRIRRTERLIVALAAGLALAAAGCEGTGRADDNGGDTDTDTDADTDTDVDTDADSDTDADGVGGVQGTVMAPSGAFPIPGALVYVTHASGSLIEDNAYCYECDDMTGKKWTLSNPDGTFSLSGVPAGEWNLVTRKGFFQREREITVSADQVLDVPVELTTLPPENSDDGSDVIPSYAVLLNSYDRSEDMLAKLGIAELGGDGHWVPGTESFDAYNDASSASSAVGESVTLFDAQENLDQYHMIFFPCMCNGIFTGTTAARQEMLRNYAEAGGKVYSSCWAYNWTQAPFREGSFPSYQEVIEYGGDIGEGSAYETTGRIEDEQMRAWLGVVDSGDSPDAFPFTGAWTQLYGVNDLDNGLGLEEDGYVIKPTVWVTDQDYFDGQPMTVTFPWGCGKIFHTVYQVVESTPSTSIRPQEFVLLYLILEVGVCEGEYEDPE, from the coding sequence ATGAGGATTCGCAGGACGGAACGGCTCATCGTCGCGCTTGCCGCCGGGCTCGCGCTCGCGGCCGCGGGGTGCGAGGGCACGGGGCGCGCGGACGACAACGGAGGGGACACGGACACCGACACGGACGCCGACACGGACACCGACGTCGACACGGACGCGGATTCCGACACCGACGCGGACGGCGTCGGCGGGGTCCAGGGCACGGTCATGGCCCCCTCGGGCGCGTTCCCGATCCCGGGCGCCCTCGTCTACGTGACCCACGCCAGCGGGTCGCTCATCGAGGACAACGCCTACTGCTACGAGTGCGACGACATGACCGGCAAGAAGTGGACGCTCTCCAACCCGGACGGCACCTTCTCGCTCAGCGGAGTTCCTGCCGGCGAGTGGAACCTCGTCACGCGCAAGGGGTTCTTCCAGCGGGAGCGCGAGATCACGGTCTCGGCCGATCAGGTGCTCGACGTCCCGGTCGAGCTGACGACGCTGCCGCCCGAGAACAGCGACGACGGCTCGGACGTCATCCCGAGCTACGCCGTGCTGCTCAACTCCTACGACCGGTCCGAGGACATGCTCGCCAAGCTCGGGATCGCGGAGCTGGGCGGCGACGGCCACTGGGTCCCGGGTACGGAGAGCTTCGACGCCTACAACGACGCGTCGTCCGCGTCGTCCGCCGTCGGCGAGTCGGTCACCCTGTTCGACGCCCAGGAGAACCTGGACCAGTACCACATGATCTTTTTCCCCTGCATGTGCAACGGGATCTTCACGGGCACCACCGCGGCGCGCCAGGAGATGCTGCGCAACTACGCCGAGGCGGGCGGCAAGGTGTACTCGTCGTGCTGGGCGTACAACTGGACCCAGGCGCCGTTCCGGGAAGGGTCGTTCCCGTCCTACCAGGAGGTCATCGAGTACGGCGGCGACATCGGCGAGGGCTCTGCCTACGAGACGACCGGCAGGATCGAGGACGAGCAGATGCGCGCCTGGCTCGGCGTGGTCGACAGCGGAGACAGCCCGGACGCCTTCCCGTTCACCGGCGCCTGGACGCAGCTGTACGGCGTCAACGACCTCGACAACGGGTTGGGCCTCGAGGAGGACGGCTACGTCATCAAGCCGACCGTCTGGGTCACCGACCAGGACTACTTCGACGGACAGCCGATGACCGTCACCTTCCCGTGGGGCTGCGGCAAGATCTTCCACACCGTGTACCAGGTCGTCGAGTCCACGCCGTCCACTTCGATTCGGCCGCAGGAGTTCGTGCTCCTCTACCTCATCCTCGAGGTCGGCGTGTGCGAGGGCGAGTACGAGGATCCGGAGTAG
- the nagZ gene encoding beta-N-acetylhexosaminidase, whose translation MAGFDGTSLPDDVAALLGRRALAGIVLFQRNLEGPAQAAALIDEARSAAPSGAEPIVAVDQEGGRVARLKEPLVILPPARAVAALGDPELTRSAGRLVGIELAALGFSLDFAPVLDIDTNPASPVIGDRAFGGDPETVIRHGLAFARGLREGGVLPCGKHFPGHGDAAIDSHVGLPRVGLPAERLRAVEMAPFAAYAAERLGPIMTAHVVYPALDPDEPATASRAILTDELRGRLGFEGALITDDLEMGAVSRVGGPPAAAVRAIRAGADGLLVCRDREVREAVVEAVEREARDDAAFCARLAEAASRVGALERPRARAHGPEWLGSAEHAALRDAIARRLGAAASVRP comes from the coding sequence ATCGCCGGGTTCGACGGAACGTCGCTCCCGGACGACGTCGCGGCGCTCCTCGGCCGCAGGGCGCTCGCCGGGATCGTGCTGTTCCAGCGCAACCTCGAGGGCCCCGCGCAGGCGGCCGCCTTGATCGACGAGGCGCGATCCGCCGCGCCGAGCGGTGCGGAGCCGATCGTCGCCGTGGACCAGGAGGGCGGACGCGTCGCGCGCCTCAAGGAGCCGCTCGTGATCCTGCCGCCGGCGAGAGCCGTCGCGGCGCTCGGCGATCCGGAGCTGACGCGTTCCGCCGGCCGGCTCGTGGGGATCGAGCTCGCGGCGCTCGGCTTCTCGCTCGACTTCGCGCCGGTGCTCGATATCGACACGAACCCCGCGTCCCCGGTGATAGGCGATCGCGCGTTCGGCGGCGATCCGGAGACCGTGATCCGACACGGCCTCGCGTTCGCGCGCGGGCTGCGCGAGGGCGGGGTGCTCCCGTGCGGCAAGCACTTCCCGGGCCACGGCGACGCGGCGATCGACAGCCACGTCGGCCTGCCGCGAGTGGGGCTCCCCGCCGAGCGGCTGCGGGCCGTCGAGATGGCGCCGTTCGCCGCGTACGCCGCAGAGCGGCTCGGGCCGATCATGACCGCGCACGTCGTCTACCCGGCGCTCGACCCTGACGAGCCGGCCACGGCGAGCCGAGCGATCCTCACGGACGAGCTGCGCGGCCGCCTGGGGTTCGAGGGCGCGCTCATCACCGACGATCTCGAGATGGGCGCGGTGTCGCGGGTGGGCGGACCCCCGGCCGCGGCGGTTCGGGCGATCCGGGCCGGCGCGGACGGCCTCCTCGTCTGCCGCGACCGCGAGGTGCGCGAGGCGGTCGTGGAGGCCGTCGAGCGCGAGGCGCGGGACGACGCGGCGTTTTGCGCGCGGCTCGCGGAGGCGGCTTCGAGGGTCGGCGCGCTCGAACGCCCGAGGGCGCGCGCGCACGGCCCAGAATGGCTGGGCTCGGCGGAGCACGCGGCGCTTCGCGACGCGATCGCGCGGCGGCTCGGCGCAGCGGCTTCGGTGCGCCCGTGA
- the hflX gene encoding GTPase HflX: MAGLGGARGASRRDRAAARRSGFGAPVTPRGNLTGLAPAEKRALERLGSRRLPASRIITPEIAQTMALLSREIGRQIGLFIDRNGQITDVAVGDASRIELPDFGRLRAGEHRFRGLRFVHTHLRAEPLSRDDLTDLTRLRLDMIAAVGVTSEGSPGAVYLAHLLPPGGDSPYRLLGPLNLGMLPADFLGLVTALEEEFGRVAGAREVRAPEGRAVLVHVTTDRRRTAEAERALDELAELARTAGVAIADRVVQVRDKPDPRFVMGKGKLEDITVRAMHLDAELLILDCNLGANQARAIAEVTELKVIDRTQLILDIFAQRAHSRDGKLKVELAQLKYLLPRLGARDDSLSRLTGGIGGRRGPGETVMEIGRRRAREKIARIEKKLDGLGKGRSQRRALRRRSAIPIVSIVGYTNAGKSMLLNALTNSDVLVEDKLFATLDTASRRLRFPREREVIVTDTVGFIRDLPRDLLDAFKATLEEMRDASLLLHIVDAADPARAEHVRCVEQLLVDLELHETPRLLVMNKADRVDPAAIRSEVESLGAVLVSALDRSTLAPLLERVEERLWARGAGEGR, encoded by the coding sequence ATGGCTGGGCTCGGCGGAGCACGCGGCGCTTCGCGACGCGATCGCGCGGCGGCTCGGCGCAGCGGCTTCGGTGCGCCCGTGACCCCGCGCGGCAACCTCACCGGGCTCGCGCCCGCGGAGAAGCGCGCGCTCGAGCGGCTCGGATCGCGGCGCCTCCCCGCGTCCCGGATCATCACGCCGGAGATCGCCCAGACGATGGCGCTCCTGTCGCGAGAGATCGGTCGGCAGATCGGGCTGTTCATCGACCGCAACGGGCAGATCACGGACGTCGCGGTCGGCGACGCCTCGCGGATCGAGCTGCCGGACTTCGGGCGGCTGCGCGCCGGCGAGCACCGCTTCCGGGGGCTCCGGTTCGTCCATACGCATCTTCGCGCCGAGCCGCTGAGCCGGGACGACCTCACGGACCTGACGCGCCTGCGCCTCGACATGATCGCGGCCGTGGGGGTGACGTCAGAGGGCAGCCCGGGCGCCGTGTACCTCGCGCACCTCCTGCCGCCCGGCGGCGACTCCCCATACCGACTCCTCGGCCCGCTCAACCTCGGCATGCTCCCGGCCGACTTCCTCGGGCTGGTGACCGCGCTCGAGGAGGAGTTCGGCCGCGTCGCCGGCGCCCGCGAGGTGCGTGCGCCCGAAGGACGCGCCGTGCTCGTCCACGTCACGACGGACAGGCGGCGGACGGCCGAGGCCGAGCGCGCGCTCGACGAGCTCGCGGAGCTGGCGCGGACCGCGGGGGTCGCCATCGCGGACCGAGTCGTCCAGGTGCGCGACAAGCCGGATCCGCGGTTCGTCATGGGCAAGGGGAAGCTCGAGGACATCACGGTGCGCGCGATGCACCTCGACGCGGAGCTCCTGATCCTCGACTGCAACCTCGGCGCGAACCAGGCGCGGGCGATCGCGGAGGTGACGGAGCTCAAGGTGATCGACCGCACGCAGCTCATCCTCGACATCTTCGCGCAGCGCGCCCACTCGCGGGACGGCAAGCTCAAGGTCGAGCTCGCGCAGCTCAAGTACCTGCTGCCGCGGCTCGGGGCGCGCGACGACTCGCTGTCGCGGCTGACGGGCGGCATCGGCGGGCGGCGCGGCCCGGGCGAGACGGTGATGGAGATCGGGCGCCGGCGCGCCCGGGAGAAGATCGCCCGGATCGAGAAGAAGCTCGATGGTCTCGGCAAGGGGCGCTCCCAGCGACGGGCGCTGCGCCGCAGGAGCGCCATCCCGATCGTGTCGATCGTCGGCTACACGAACGCCGGCAAGTCGATGCTCCTGAACGCGCTCACGAACTCCGACGTGCTCGTGGAAGACAAGCTGTTCGCGACGCTCGACACGGCCAGCCGGAGGCTGCGGTTCCCGCGGGAGCGCGAGGTGATCGTCACGGACACGGTCGGCTTCATCCGGGATCTGCCGCGGGATCTGCTCGACGCGTTCAAGGCGACGCTCGAGGAGATGCGGGACGCCTCGCTCCTGCTCCACATCGTCGACGCGGCCGATCCGGCGCGCGCCGAGCACGTGAGGTGCGTCGAGCAGCTGCTCGTGGATCTCGAGCTGCACGAGACGCCGCGCCTCCTCGTGATGAACAAGGCGGACCGCGTCGATCCGGCCGCGATCCGGTCCGAGGTGGAGAGCCTCGGCGCGGTGCTCGTCTCGGCGCTCGACCGCTCGACATTGGCGCCGCTGCTCGAGCGGGTCGAGGAGCGCCTCTGGGCGAGGGGCGCGGGCGAAGGGCGGTGA
- a CDS encoding right-handed parallel beta-helix repeat-containing protein, whose amino-acid sequence MRTTAKSRVFWVFCATLLSAGPGCEDRNYTYPFYEMDWDTDSETGTDTDTGSDGDGDGDADSDGDTDECPEIFTDDLGRCIRYVDWDADATLCGTSWDDAFTKIQDGIDSAYAAAQLLGSCEVWVATGTYRSYVDALTDTIYLRSNVQVYGGFAGDETLRDQRDIISNETVLDGRDELEINASYHVVMGADYGELDGFTITGGNANGDTPHHRGGGLYSNSSHTIVRNCTFRGNRAIDGGAVFLYDSMPRLESCVLEQNAAENGGGLFVLNGTAELVNLAIRYNTSSGDGGGVYLKSVFGECSPTFVGTTVVGNLSQGDGGGLFVDNCRPEVTDSKLEENTAVRNGGGLSGLHGFAALAGATVRGNAAYGSGGGVYSYDTELALSGSRIIENSAAEHGGGLFLAWSDSAVEATLVAANAAGVDGGGFFIEHDFPVITSSLVTGNEAGRGGGAFNGARAVVSYVNTVFHGNRATELAGGVYNADLSEVELFNDIIYADFGGEIFDEKGSETEVAFCDVLGGYEGLQVIDEDPLFQAPGEWLDPGTPDDTSDDAWSYGDYHLQSGSPCIDQADDVASPEADADGNDWIDIADAGLPDVASDMGAYDFQM is encoded by the coding sequence ATGAGAACAACGGCGAAATCACGGGTGTTTTGGGTCTTCTGCGCGACGCTCCTCTCGGCCGGTCCGGGGTGCGAGGACCGCAACTACACGTACCCCTTCTACGAAATGGATTGGGACACGGACAGCGAGACCGGCACCGACACGGACACCGGTTCGGACGGGGACGGCGACGGCGACGCGGACTCGGACGGCGACACGGACGAGTGTCCCGAGATCTTCACCGACGACCTCGGGCGGTGCATCCGCTACGTCGACTGGGACGCCGACGCCACGCTCTGCGGCACGAGCTGGGACGACGCGTTCACGAAGATCCAGGACGGCATCGATTCGGCCTACGCCGCGGCGCAGCTGCTCGGCTCCTGCGAGGTCTGGGTGGCGACCGGCACGTACAGGTCCTATGTCGACGCCCTCACCGACACGATCTACCTGCGCTCCAACGTCCAGGTCTACGGCGGCTTCGCCGGCGACGAGACCCTTCGCGACCAGCGCGACATCATCTCGAACGAGACGGTTCTCGACGGCCGCGACGAGCTCGAGATCAACGCCTCGTACCACGTCGTGATGGGCGCCGACTACGGCGAGCTCGACGGGTTCACCATCACCGGCGGCAACGCGAACGGCGATACGCCGCACCACCGCGGCGGCGGCCTGTACTCGAACTCCTCGCACACGATCGTCCGAAACTGCACGTTCCGCGGCAATCGGGCGATCGACGGCGGCGCGGTGTTCCTGTACGACTCGATGCCGCGCCTCGAGAGCTGCGTGCTCGAACAGAACGCCGCCGAGAACGGGGGCGGGCTGTTCGTGCTCAACGGCACCGCGGAGCTCGTCAACCTCGCGATTCGGTACAACACCTCTTCCGGGGACGGCGGCGGCGTATACCTGAAGTCGGTCTTCGGGGAGTGCAGCCCGACGTTCGTCGGGACCACCGTCGTGGGCAACCTGTCGCAGGGCGACGGCGGCGGCCTCTTCGTGGACAACTGCCGCCCGGAGGTCACCGACTCGAAGCTCGAGGAGAACACCGCGGTCCGCAACGGCGGCGGCCTCTCGGGGTTGCACGGCTTCGCGGCGCTCGCGGGGGCGACGGTGCGAGGCAACGCGGCGTACGGCAGCGGCGGCGGCGTGTACAGCTACGACACGGAGCTCGCGCTCTCGGGCTCGCGGATCATCGAGAACTCCGCGGCCGAGCACGGCGGCGGCCTGTTCCTCGCGTGGAGCGACAGCGCCGTCGAGGCGACCCTTGTCGCCGCGAACGCGGCGGGCGTGGACGGCGGCGGCTTCTTCATCGAGCACGACTTTCCGGTGATCACGAGCTCGCTCGTCACGGGGAACGAGGCGGGCCGCGGGGGCGGCGCGTTCAACGGCGCGCGGGCCGTCGTGTCGTACGTGAACACGGTGTTCCACGGCAACCGCGCGACGGAGCTGGCGGGCGGCGTGTACAACGCGGATCTCTCCGAGGTCGAGCTGTTCAACGACATCATCTACGCCGACTTCGGCGGGGAGATCTTCGACGAGAAGGGGAGCGAGACCGAGGTCGCGTTCTGCGACGTGCTCGGCGGGTACGAGGGGCTCCAGGTCATCGACGAGGATCCCTTGTTCCAGGCGCCTGGCGAGTGGCTCGATCCGGGCACGCCGGACGACACGAGCGACGACGCGTGGAGCTACGGCGACTACCACCTGCAGTCCGGATCGCCGTGCATCGACCAGGCGGACGACGTCGCGTCCCCGGAGGCGGACGCGGACGGCAACGACTGGATCGATATCGCCGACGCCGGGCTCCCGGACGTCGCCTCCGACATGGGCGCCTACGACTTCCAGATGTGA
- a CDS encoding type 1 glutamine amidotransferase, with protein MNARVLIVDCCVYPDIYRPVDHWRALLGGAPADSVYLPSGGAAPDLAAYTHVVLTGSEASIVAPEPWYEVEIELVRRAAAAGKAILGSCFGHQMLALALSGPRHVRASATPELGWAAIDVVAADSLLAGLPDPFHAFVAHFDEVVDPPPPWRVLARSAGCAVQVMRHGDEPIWGVQAHPEIDPATGRALLEGLAAAAPGKAGIIGRALTGTPRDDGVAGEIVRRFLSLPDPCAR; from the coding sequence ATGAACGCGCGGGTCCTGATCGTCGACTGCTGCGTCTACCCGGACATCTACCGTCCCGTCGATCACTGGCGCGCGCTGCTCGGCGGCGCTCCGGCCGACAGCGTGTACCTTCCGTCGGGCGGGGCCGCGCCCGACCTCGCGGCGTACACGCACGTCGTGCTCACCGGTTCCGAGGCGTCGATCGTCGCGCCCGAGCCCTGGTACGAGGTCGAGATCGAGCTCGTGAGGCGCGCGGCGGCGGCGGGCAAGGCGATCCTCGGGAGCTGCTTCGGCCACCAGATGCTCGCACTGGCGCTCTCGGGACCGCGGCACGTGCGCGCGTCCGCGACGCCGGAGCTCGGGTGGGCCGCGATCGACGTCGTGGCCGCCGACTCGCTCCTCGCCGGGCTGCCCGATCCGTTCCACGCGTTCGTCGCGCACTTCGACGAGGTTGTCGATCCGCCCCCGCCGTGGCGCGTCCTCGCCCGGAGCGCGGGCTGCGCGGTGCAGGTCATGCGCCACGGCGACGAGCCGATCTGGGGCGTGCAGGCGCACCCGGAGATCGATCCCGCGACCGGCCGCGCGCTGCTCGAGGGGCTCGCGGCTGCGGCGCCCGGGAAGGCCGGGATCATCGGCCGCGCGCTCACAGGGACCCCGCGCGACGACGGCGTCGCCGGCGAGATCGTGCGGCGGTTCCTCAGTCTTCCGGATCCTTGCGCGAGATGA
- a CDS encoding site-2 protease family protein: MRWSLKIGSLFGIPIRLHFSMAIVPLFAFSTVESGDFAGIALALGLTVLLFGSVVAHELGHALVARRFGVRTEDIVLLPIGGVARIVNLPKRPVHEIAIAAAGPAVSIALATAAYVLLLVPSLFMSPVAVAAASVFIKMNVILGLFNLVPALPMDGGRVLRGLLALKRDYLSATRIAVRIGRGLAIAGMVYAIWAGDLMLGFIALFVFMGAGSEERIAWMREAAERGAAGRGPMGGVVVIQGGKAEVISRKDPED, translated from the coding sequence ATGCGCTGGTCGCTGAAAATCGGATCCCTGTTCGGGATTCCCATCCGCTTGCACTTCTCGATGGCGATCGTGCCGCTGTTCGCGTTCTCGACGGTCGAGAGCGGCGACTTCGCGGGCATCGCGCTGGCGCTCGGTCTCACGGTGCTCCTGTTCGGCTCGGTCGTCGCCCACGAGCTCGGCCACGCGCTCGTCGCGCGGCGCTTCGGCGTGCGCACCGAGGACATCGTGCTCCTGCCGATAGGCGGCGTCGCGCGGATCGTGAACCTCCCGAAGCGGCCGGTGCACGAGATCGCGATCGCCGCGGCAGGTCCGGCCGTGTCGATCGCGCTCGCCACAGCCGCGTACGTGCTCCTGCTCGTCCCGAGCCTCTTCATGTCGCCCGTCGCCGTGGCGGCCGCGAGCGTGTTCATCAAGATGAACGTCATCCTCGGCCTGTTCAACCTCGTCCCGGCGCTGCCGATGGACGGCGGCCGCGTGCTCCGCGGGCTGCTCGCGCTGAAGCGGGACTACCTCTCGGCCACGCGCATCGCGGTGCGCATCGGGCGCGGGCTCGCGATCGCCGGCATGGTCTACGCCATCTGGGCGGGCGATCTCATGCTCGGCTTCATCGCCTTGTTCGTCTTCATGGGCGCCGGCTCCGAGGAGCGGATCGCCTGGATGCGCGAGGCGGCGGAGCGCGGCGCGGCGGGACGCGGTCCAATGGGCGGCGTCGTGGTGATCCAGGGCGGCAAGGCCGAGGTCATCTCGCGCAAGGATCCGGAAGACTGA
- a CDS encoding GTP cyclohydrolase II, whose amino-acid sequence MFSYVDPKIRERLEADRRLAHLDASGRRIDGGGGAPYLSMLGPIPLPRRVNGGTRIVEWYPFVRRVELGRVFDAACAGRAPGSEALRDLLQANMSVNSVLATEGFAGVEAPLVRVHSSCVTGDVFGSMRCECGPQLDAAFERIAAEGGGAIVYMSGHEGRGIGLWAKAVTYLLQDEGQDTYQANVSLGLPEDSRDFTDAAVVLRYLLGGRPIRLLTNNPLKREQLESAGQ is encoded by the coding sequence GTGTTCAGCTACGTGGATCCGAAGATCAGGGAGCGGCTCGAGGCCGATCGCCGGCTCGCGCACCTCGACGCCTCGGGACGGCGGATCGACGGCGGCGGCGGGGCGCCGTACCTCTCGATGCTCGGCCCGATCCCGTTGCCGCGGCGGGTGAACGGCGGCACGCGGATCGTCGAGTGGTACCCGTTCGTGCGGCGCGTGGAGCTCGGCCGGGTGTTCGACGCGGCGTGCGCCGGGCGCGCCCCGGGGTCCGAGGCGCTGCGCGATCTCCTGCAGGCCAACATGTCGGTCAATTCGGTGCTCGCCACGGAGGGGTTCGCCGGGGTCGAGGCGCCGCTCGTCCGCGTGCACTCGAGCTGCGTGACGGGCGACGTGTTCGGCTCGATGCGGTGCGAGTGCGGTCCGCAGCTCGACGCGGCGTTCGAGAGGATCGCGGCGGAGGGCGGCGGCGCGATCGTCTACATGTCCGGCCACGAGGGCCGCGGCATCGGCCTGTGGGCCAAGGCGGTGACCTACCTCCTGCAGGACGAGGGTCAGGACACCTACCAGGCGAACGTCTCGCTCGGGCTGCCCGAGGACTCGCGCGACTTCACCGACGCGGCTGTCGTGCTGCGATACCTGCTCGGCGGACGGCCGATCCGGCTCCTGACGAACAACCCGCTGAAGCGCGAGCAGCTCGAGAGCGCGGGGCAGC
- a CDS encoding metallophosphoesterase, whose translation MRAATDALAMLAILAAAAGGCTSPVPGVPWIGMDAGACPEDTETGSADTDVDSDTDTDSDTDTDSDSDTDADAGPVWRFAVFGDSRGTSALDGVNAEVLGAVAAAALADGADLVLFLGDLVYGSSVPETLEAHLVAWRDTMETLYAAGVGVYPVRGNHDTGAFAPWDAVFSGPYAISDAGPEGEINKTFAVEHENALFLGFDLYFTPHRVNQAWLDERLAATTAEHVFAFAHEPGYAAAHADCLDDHPAERDAFVRSLVAAGGRTYFAGHDHFYARAAIRESDTGPEFFQIIVGTAGAPPSVFDHDYGGDNGDASVEKVFSDTPYGYVLAEIEGPHASFTWKKMISPTEFEPIETWGYAAGD comes from the coding sequence ATGCGCGCGGCGACCGACGCCCTGGCGATGCTCGCGATCCTCGCGGCGGCGGCGGGCGGGTGCACGAGCCCCGTGCCCGGCGTCCCCTGGATCGGCATGGACGCGGGCGCCTGCCCGGAAGACACCGAAACCGGCTCGGCGGATACGGACGTCGACTCCGACACGGATACCGACTCCGACACGGACACGGACTCCGACTCCGATACGGACGCGGATGCCGGCCCGGTCTGGCGCTTCGCCGTGTTCGGCGACAGCCGGGGCACCTCTGCGCTCGACGGGGTCAACGCCGAGGTGCTCGGCGCCGTCGCGGCGGCGGCTCTCGCCGATGGCGCGGATCTCGTGCTCTTTCTCGGCGATCTCGTCTACGGCTCGAGCGTCCCGGAGACCCTCGAGGCCCATCTCGTCGCCTGGCGCGACACGATGGAGACGCTGTACGCGGCGGGAGTGGGCGTCTACCCGGTGCGCGGCAACCACGACACCGGAGCTTTCGCGCCCTGGGACGCCGTCTTCAGCGGCCCGTACGCCATCTCCGACGCCGGGCCAGAGGGCGAAATCAATAAGACGTTCGCCGTCGAGCACGAGAACGCGCTGTTCCTCGGCTTCGACCTCTACTTCACCCCGCACCGCGTCAACCAGGCGTGGCTCGACGAGCGGCTCGCGGCGACGACCGCCGAGCACGTCTTCGCGTTCGCGCACGAGCCGGGCTACGCCGCGGCCCACGCGGACTGCCTCGACGACCACCCGGCCGAGCGCGACGCGTTCGTCCGGAGCCTGGTCGCCGCCGGCGGCCGAACGTACTTCGCAGGTCACGACCACTTCTACGCCAGGGCGGCCATCCGGGAGAGCGACACCGGCCCGGAGTTCTTCCAGATCATCGTCGGCACGGCCGGCGCCCCCCCGTCCGTTTTCGACCACGACTACGGCGGCGACAACGGCGACGCCTCGGTAGAAAAGGTGTTCTCGGACACGCCGTACGGCTACGTCCTCGCCGAAATCGAAGGGCCGCACGCCTCGTTCACCTGGAAGAAGATGATCTCGCCGACGGAGTTCGAACCGATCGAGACGTGGGGCTACGCCGCGGGGGACTGA